The Candidatus Desulfofervidus auxilii DNA segment GATTATATTGATGAATTATTAGGGTATGATCGCCGTTTAAAAGAATTGAGTGTTTTAAAGAGGATTAAAGGGGAATTGAATTTTTGCAAAAATTTCTTTCTTAATAACTATGATATTGCCATAAATTTTGCTAGTGGAGATAGGGGCGCTATTTATTCTTTACTTTCAGGGGCGAAATATAAAATTGGATTTTTTGCAAAAAAGGGATTTGTAGGCAAAAACCTTATTTATGATAAGCTTCTAATAGAACCAGATACACACGCAGTAATGCATGATTTGTATCTAGTGTGTGAGGGGTTGGATATTTTACCTAGGGACTATGAGGTTAAACTATATTTAAAAGACAAAACGATCGAGGATGCTAAAAACAGGTTGCGCAAGCTAGGGATTAACCAAGGTGATTTAGTAGTTTATCTCCACCCTATAACCCATTGGTCATTTAAGTCCTGGAGAGATGACTATATGGCTACAGTAATTAATTGGTTTCTAAAAAATGGTATAAAGGTTATCCTGGGCGGTAGTGGGGAGAAGGAAAAAAGGAGGGTAGAAAACATCCTTAGTTTTGTCAATAAAGGGGTGATAAATTTAGTAGGAAGATTGGATTTGGAGGAATTGTGTGGGATAATTTATCATTGTCATCTATTCTTTGGCATTGATACTGCACCCATGCACATTGCTGCTGCTTTAAATAAACCTGTAATTGCCCTATTTGGCCCTAGTCTTACCCATAGATGGGGGCCCTGGGAAAATAATTTGAGCTATCCGGTAAAGTCCTTTCAATCTCCTTATAAAAGGAAGGGTGTCCAATCTTTAGGAAAACATATTATTATTCAAAAAGAATGGCCCTGTGTGCCTTGTGACAAAAAAGGCTGTAATAACAAAGGATTTTCTGAGTGTTTGGGCGAGATTAAACCAAAGGAGGTCATAAATATATTACAAGAAAAGATATCTCAGCTTTCCCCTGTTTTTCCCTAAACTCGCTCAACTTTTATACTCGATGAAAATAGGCCCAAAATAGCCATAAAGAGCATAGCACTTTCTGTGCTCAACATTGAGTATCCTATTCCAATCACAAAAAGGTGAATAAAGTTCCCAAGGCAGGCATACCATAAAGGGGTAATAATCTCGCCCTCTCTATTCCTGGTTTTGGAAAGTAGATGCAAATATAACCCTAAAAAAATAAGGAAGGAGAAAAGCCCAATTAACCCTCTCTCACTAGCAATATTTAAAAAAACATTGTGGGCATCACTGCTCCTTATATCTCTAGGAAGATTGTATTTTACTCGATTTTCTTTAAGACTGTAAGTTTTGGGCCCAATGCCTAAAAAGGGTCTATCCTTTATTATCTTCAAGGCTCCTTGCCAAATTGCACAGCGAACATAAAAATCAGGCTTCAACATTTTAATCCTTTCCTTTAATGGGACAAAAAGAAATAGAAACAGAATAATCAAAAGGCACCCAAGGGCTAGTATCTTAAAATGCCTTCTGAGGGCACAGAAGATTAAAAATATTACACTTACAGAAAAAAGGGTGGCCCTGGTTAAGGACAGAGAAAGCACTCCAAGAGTCAAGATAGTAGCGGCTACTACCAGAAAGAAAAAAGGATTTTTCTTTGGTTTATTAGTTAGCAATATGCCAAAAGTTAAGGAAAGAAAGAGTGCTAAATAGGTAGCAGTACTAGTGCGATAACCAATAAAATTAATAGATTCTAGAGAGGGTGCTTCTAAATAGTGCTTTATCCCTATAAGGTCTCCTATCATCATGGAAATGATAATAATCAAGATAGCAAACTTTATTTTAGCTTTGGTGTCAATGCTGTATTTGACCAGAAAAAAGAGCATAACAAACCTGAAGGTATCCCAGGCACCTTTTTTTAGGGCATAATCTCTATAAGGGGAAAAAATGGCGCTGACCAGGGTCAGGAAAAGGAAAAGTAATAATGCCTTATCAATGCCCGCAAGTGGAAACTTTTTTCTATAAAGAACGCTTCCTATAAAGAAAAGAAATAAAGCACTTACAAATGCAATATTTTTAGGGGCCTCAAAGAGTGGTAGTGAAAATAGGGTCAGTAAAATGAAAACATAAGTCGTTTTCTCTAATAGTTCTGCTATAACTCCGCTTTTCTTTTCTTCGGCCATTTAATCATTTAATTCCGCGCTTTGCATATTATACTAAGACTGCTTGTCCTGTAAAGGGAGGGGTTACAATTTTCCATAGGAAATATAATTTTTTCCTACTTAAATATCTAAAGTCCATTGAAATTCCATTATTGCTGGCATATAACAAGCAAAATGCAAGATTGTGAACTTATGGTATTATGGCCAGTTCTTTTTACTTCATGGAAATGGGTAGGTTAGAAACAAGAGAAAATGCCTAAGATAAAAATTCTACATCTAGAAAGTGCCATGGGTTTTGGAGGACAACAAATCAGGATTTTAAACAAAATAAGGGCACTAAGAGAAAAAAATTATTGGATTACTTTAGGGGCATTCCCCAAAAGTGAGATTTTTAAAAAGGCCTGTCAAATGGAACTCAAGGTTTATCCTTTGCCTTTAAAAAAAAGGGACTTAAAAGGAATTTTTGCGGTTTTAGATTTAATAAAAAAAGAACATATTCATATATTACATACTCATACCAGTTGGGATAGCTGGCTAGGAGGGATAGTTAAAACTATTTATCCCAAATTTGCCCTGATCAGAACTAGACATGTTTCTACCCCTATCGGAAGAACCCCTCTAAGCTGGCTACTTTATAATGTATTTCCTCATTATATCATCACCACCGGTGAGGCTATTAAAAATCAGTTAATAAATTACAATAAGTTTAATCCTAAAAAGATTGTTTCTATCCCTACAGGTGTAGATTTGGCTGTGTTTGACCCTGATAAAGTAAAACCAGGATTACTTCCACCAAATGGTTTTAATATAGGAATGATTTCTATCTTTTTAGAATGGAAGGGACACAAATACTTTATTTTAGCTGCAAAAGAAATTTTAAAAGAAATTCCCCATGCTGAATTTTATATAGTAGGCAATGGGAACAAAAGAGCCCGGGCAAGGATAGAAAAACAAATCCAAGATTTTAATTTACAAAATAAAGTCCATTTACTTGGATTTAGAGAAGACATACCCCAGATTTTAGCCTCTTTAAATGTATTGGTGCATCCTTCTTATGCTGGTGAAGGCTTACCGCAGGCAATTTTGCAAGCCTTAGCCATGAAAAAACCAGTTATTACTACCAATATAGGTAGTATTTACGAAGTAATAAAACATAGAGAAACAGGTTTAATCGTTCCGCACCAAGATCCACAAGCCATTACTGAAGCAGTTTTAGAGTTATATAAAAGCCCTGCTTTGAGAGAAAAATTGGGTAAAAAAGGACGGAAATTGGTAGAACAAAGATATTCCTTTGCTAAAATGATAGAGGAGATTGAAAATATTTATAATTCCTGTAGGCAATGAACATTCTCCATACGGCCCCTTAACCTGTCTGGCCACTCTGAAGGCTTGGTCTTGATGGCTTAACGAAGCATCTGCTAAGCTATAAATAAAGATTAACGCCTAAATTTTGGGGAATGTTCAAATTATAATTCTTTGACAAAGATTCGATATTTTTTATAGAGTTTAGCATTTATCTTTTTAAAGATATTTTGGACAATGACATTATTTTCCAATACCCACCCTATCTCCCAACGCAAAAAACCCTTTTGTTTAGATATTTCTAAGAGTTTGAGAAAAAGTAAAGGGCCTAAAATATACCGATATTGCTCACTAATGCCTAAGGTTATTCCACGGACAAAGGTTAACTTTCTTGAGTAGTAAAGCCATTTAAATATCCCAAATGGGAAAAGCCTGCCATTTAATTTTTTGAGTATGGGATTTATATCCCAAATGGATAAGTTAAAGCCTACAATTTTCCCATCCTTTTCTACTACTAGGGCTAAATCAGGAATAACCAATTTTTTTAATTCTTTAGCGAGATAAAAAAACTCTTCATCAGTCAGGGGCACAAATCCCCAATTTTTACCCCAGGCATCGTTATAAACTTCTCTTATCTTTTTTATTTCTTCAGGGTCATTTATTTTTATTTTTCTTACGGTAAGATTTTTTCTGGCAGCCTTTTGTTCAACTCTCTTGAACACTCTTTCATCTACATGATTAAAATCAACATAATAACTACAAAGGTCTTGAGCTTTTTTAAAACCGCTTTTTTCTATATATTCCTTATAATATGGGGGGTTATAGGGCATCATAACCACGGGAGGATAGTCAAAACCCTCTATAAGCAGACCACATTCATGATTGGTAGATAAGTTCAAGGGGCCTAAAATCTTTTTCATACCATGGCCTTTTAAAAATTTTTCCACTTCATTGAAAAGTGAAATAGCAATAGAGTAATCTTTGAGTGTTTCAAAAAGACCAAAATAGCCTACTTTTTCCTGGTAATAACGAATATACTGTCTATCTATAACCGCCGCTATCCTTCCCAC contains these protein-coding regions:
- the rfaQ gene encoding putative lipopolysaccharide heptosyltransferase III yields the protein MRILAIKLKQIGDVLLCEPALRAIKTRFSNAHLTVIVNSYTAPMLKYADYIDELLGYDRRLKELSVLKRIKGELNFCKNFFLNNYDIAINFASGDRGAIYSLLSGAKYKIGFFAKKGFVGKNLIYDKLLIEPDTHAVMHDLYLVCEGLDILPRDYEVKLYLKDKTIEDAKNRLRKLGINQGDLVVYLHPITHWSFKSWRDDYMATVINWFLKNGIKVILGGSGEKEKRRVENILSFVNKGVINLVGRLDLEELCGIIYHCHLFFGIDTAPMHIAAALNKPVIALFGPSLTHRWGPWENNLSYPVKSFQSPYKRKGVQSLGKHIIIQKEWPCVPCDKKGCNNKGFSECLGEIKPKEVINILQEKISQLSPVFP
- a CDS encoding O-antigen ligase family protein, which encodes MAEEKKSGVIAELLEKTTYVFILLTLFSLPLFEAPKNIAFVSALFLFFIGSVLYRKKFPLAGIDKALLLFLFLTLVSAIFSPYRDYALKKGAWDTFRFVMLFFLVKYSIDTKAKIKFAILIIIISMMIGDLIGIKHYLEAPSLESINFIGYRTSTATYLALFLSLTFGILLTNKPKKNPFFFLVVAATILTLGVLSLSLTRATLFSVSVIFLIFCALRRHFKILALGCLLIILFLFLFVPLKERIKMLKPDFYVRCAIWQGALKIIKDRPFLGIGPKTYSLKENRVKYNLPRDIRSSDAHNVFLNIASERGLIGLFSFLIFLGLYLHLLSKTRNREGEIITPLWYACLGNFIHLFVIGIGYSMLSTESAMLFMAILGLFSSSIKVERV
- a CDS encoding glycosyltransferase family 4 protein gives rise to the protein MPKIKILHLESAMGFGGQQIRILNKIRALREKNYWITLGAFPKSEIFKKACQMELKVYPLPLKKRDLKGIFAVLDLIKKEHIHILHTHTSWDSWLGGIVKTIYPKFALIRTRHVSTPIGRTPLSWLLYNVFPHYIITTGEAIKNQLINYNKFNPKKIVSIPTGVDLAVFDPDKVKPGLLPPNGFNIGMISIFLEWKGHKYFILAAKEILKEIPHAEFYIVGNGNKRARARIEKQIQDFNLQNKVHLLGFREDIPQILASLNVLVHPSYAGEGLPQAILQALAMKKPVITTNIGSIYEVIKHRETGLIVPHQDPQAITEAVLELYKSPALREKLGKKGRKLVEQRYSFAKMIEEIENIYNSCRQ